One genomic window of Onychostoma macrolepis isolate SWU-2019 chromosome 25, ASM1243209v1, whole genome shotgun sequence includes the following:
- the LOC131533971 gene encoding melanocortin receptor 5-like, which yields MNISQSSAGLGTVLPLTSFENVLLFLFNIILATAIIFINASVFIAILMNRSLRNENRFMYMLSTCLSDFCTGVTYYYAGVMDVRDNYDSPTRTFTLALIFLGLSFIAILAAQADRYVAVSAPFIYSQRMTRNRTLLVILGYWVYLFLIVVVNNSVPVEVAQRVTFIVAFVGGILSVNIMIGLNVRLLFIAKFQLGREPPSKERDNKRASIYLIVIVAVCFLIDWLPLFINGFVCNFRGSECYLFKNEGTNPLRILARLNAVVTPLLYIRGCTPLRSTVMIKVWRIPCYKSKGVKPQNMKTVDKM from the exons ATGAATATTTCTCAGAGCAGTGCGGGTCTCGGCACAGTGCTGCCTCTTACTAGTTTCGAGAACgtgcttttgtttctctttaatATAATTCTCGCCACCGCCATTATTTTTATCAACGCGTCCGTGTTTATCGCCATCCTGATGAACAGATCCCTGAGGAACGAGAACCGCTTCATGTACATGCTCAGCACGTGTCTCAGTGACTTCTGCACGGGCGTCACGTATTATTATGCTGGAGTTATGGATGTACGTGATAATTATGATTCCCCGACTCGCACGTTTACTCTCGCTCTCATTTTTCTGGGTCTGTCCTTTATAGCGATTCTGGCCGCGCAAGCGGACCGCTACGTCGCGGTCTCTGCGCCTTTCATATACTCGCAGCGCATGACGCGCAACAGAACCCTGCTGGTGATTCTGGGTTACTGGGTTTATCTTTTTCTAATAGTGGTTGTTAACAATTCGGTGCCTGTAGAGGTTGCTCAAAGAGTGACGTTCATTGTTGCTTTTGTGGGGGGCATTTTAAGCGTCAATATCATGATTGGTTTGAACGTCAGACTGTTGTTCATCGCTAAATTTCAGCTAGGACGCGAACCGCCGAGCAAGGAACGCGACAACAAACGCGCGTCCATTTATCTCATCGTAATAGTGGCCGTGTGTTTTCTGATCGATTGGTTGCCCCTTTTTATCAATGGTTTTGTGTGTAATTTTAGGGGGTCTGAAtgttatttgttcaaaaatgagGGCACAAACCCTCTGCGCATTTTGGCGCGTCTCAATGCAGTCGTCACTCCATTACTGTACATCAGAGGCTGTACTCCACTCAGGAGCACCGTAATGATTAAAGTCTGGAGAATACCATGCTACAAGAGTAAAGG AGTGAAGCCACAGAATATGAAGACTGTAGACAAGATGTAG